In the genome of Flavobacterium panacagri, one region contains:
- the accC gene encoding acetyl-CoA carboxylase biotin carboxylase subunit: protein MFKKILIANRGEIALRVIRTCKEMGIKTVAVYSTADAESLHVKFADEAVCIGPPPSNLSYLKMSNIIAAAEITNADAIHPGYGFLSENAKFSKICQEHGIKFIGAAPEMIDRMGDKASAKATMKAAGVPCVPGSDGLLESYEHAQKTAKEIGYPVMMKATAGGGGKGMRAIWKEEELLKAWESARQEAAAAFGNDGMYMEKLIEEPRHIEIQVVGDAYGKACHLSERDCSVQRRHQKLTEETPSPFMTDELRARMGEAAVKAAEFIKYEGAGTVEFLVDKHRNFYFMEMNTRIQVEHPITEQVIDYDLIREQIMVAAGIPISGKNYLPELHAIECRINAEDPYNDFRPSPGKITTLHMPGGHGVRLDTHVYSGYSIPPNYDSMIAKLITTAQSREEAISKMRRALDEFVIEGVKTTIPFHRQLMDDPKYIAGDYTTAFMDTFKMNNPE from the coding sequence ATGTTTAAAAAAATATTAATTGCGAATAGAGGAGAAATTGCACTACGTGTAATTCGTACATGTAAGGAAATGGGAATCAAAACTGTTGCAGTTTACTCTACAGCCGACGCAGAAAGTTTACACGTTAAATTTGCTGACGAAGCGGTTTGTATTGGCCCTCCTCCGAGTAACTTATCGTATTTGAAAATGTCAAATATTATTGCAGCTGCAGAAATTACAAATGCAGATGCAATTCATCCAGGTTATGGATTTCTTTCTGAGAATGCTAAATTCTCTAAAATTTGTCAAGAGCACGGAATCAAATTTATTGGTGCAGCTCCTGAAATGATCGACCGTATGGGAGATAAAGCTTCTGCAAAAGCGACAATGAAAGCGGCAGGAGTTCCTTGTGTACCAGGTTCAGATGGATTATTAGAATCTTACGAACATGCGCAAAAAACAGCTAAAGAAATTGGCTATCCAGTAATGATGAAAGCTACTGCTGGTGGTGGTGGAAAAGGAATGCGTGCCATCTGGAAAGAAGAAGAGCTTTTAAAAGCTTGGGAAAGCGCGCGCCAAGAAGCTGCTGCAGCATTTGGAAATGACGGAATGTACATGGAGAAACTTATTGAAGAGCCACGTCATATCGAAATTCAAGTTGTTGGTGATGCTTATGGTAAAGCTTGCCACCTTTCTGAAAGAGATTGTTCTGTACAACGTCGTCACCAAAAATTAACGGAAGAAACTCCTTCTCCGTTTATGACAGACGAACTTCGTGCTAGAATGGGGGAAGCTGCTGTAAAAGCTGCTGAATTCATTAAATATGAAGGAGCTGGAACTGTAGAGTTTTTGGTTGACAAACACAGAAACTTCTATTTCATGGAAATGAATACTCGTATTCAAGTAGAGCACCCAATCACAGAACAAGTTATTGATTATGATTTGATTCGTGAGCAGATTATGGTGGCTGCTGGAATTCCGATTTCAGGTAAAAACTACCTTCCAGAATTACACGCTATCGAATGTCGTATTAACGCTGAAGATCCTTATAACGATTTTCGTCCTTCACCAGGAAAAATTACTACGCTTCATATGCCAGGAGGACACGGAGTACGTTTAGATACTCACGTTTACTCAGGATATAGTATTCCGCCAAACTACGACTCTATGATTGCTAAGTTAATTACAACGGCACAATCTCGTGAAGAAGCGATTAGCAAAATGCGAAGAGCTTTGGATGAGTTCGTAATCGAAGGTGTGAAAACTACAATTCCTTTCCACAGACAATTAATGGATGATCCAAAATATATTGCAGGAGATTATACAACTGCATTTATGGATACATTTAAAATGAATAATCCAGAATAA
- the accB gene encoding acetyl-CoA carboxylase biotin carboxyl carrier protein, whose product MDLKEIQNLIKFVANSGVAEVKLEMDDVKITIRTTLETNVTEATYVQQLPAQAALPQAQVPQVTAPTVVNVTPEAPAANDSKYITIKSPIIGTFYRKPSPDKPVFTEVGSTVSKGDVLCVIEAMKLFNEIESEVSGKIVKILVDDMSPVEFDQPLFLVDPS is encoded by the coding sequence ATGGATTTAAAAGAAATTCAAAACCTAATCAAATTTGTTGCAAATTCGGGCGTTGCAGAAGTGAAGTTAGAAATGGATGATGTAAAAATCACAATCAGAACAACTTTAGAAACAAATGTAACTGAGGCAACTTACGTACAGCAATTACCTGCTCAGGCAGCTTTACCTCAAGCACAAGTGCCACAAGTTACAGCTCCAACAGTTGTAAATGTAACTCCAGAAGCACCAGCTGCTAACGATTCTAAATATATCACTATAAAATCTCCAATCATTGGAACATTCTATAGAAAACCATCTCCAGACAAACCAGTTTTCACAGAAGTGGGAAGTACTGTATCTAAAGGTGATGTTCTTTGCGTAATTGAAGCAATGAAATTATTCAACGAAATCGAATCTGAAGTTTCTGGTAAAATTGTAAAAATTCTTGTTGACGATATGTCTCCAGTTGAATTTGATCAACCTTTATTCTTAGTAGATCCATCATAA
- a CDS encoding beta-ketoacyl-ACP synthase III produces MNTITAAITAVGAYVPDFVLTNKVLETMVDTNDEWITTRTGIKERRILKDADKGTSYLAIKAAQDLIAKANIDPLEIDMVIMATATPDMMVASTGVFVATEIGATNAFAYDLQAACSSFLYGMSTAAAYVQSGRYKKVLLIGADKMSSIVDYTDRATCIIFGDGAGAVLFEPNYEGLGLQDEYLRSDGVGRDFLKIPAGGSLIPPSEETVKNRQHNIMQDGKTVFKYAVTNMADASELILQRNNLTNQDVDFLVPHQANKRIIDATAGRLELDDSKVLVNIERYGNTTSGTLPLVLADFEHKLKKGDNVIFAAFGGGFTWGSIYLKWAYDKN; encoded by the coding sequence ATGAATACAATCACAGCCGCAATTACCGCTGTTGGAGCTTATGTTCCTGACTTTGTTCTTACCAACAAAGTGTTAGAAACAATGGTTGATACCAATGACGAGTGGATTACTACTCGAACAGGAATTAAAGAAAGAAGAATTCTAAAAGATGCTGATAAAGGAACATCTTACCTTGCTATAAAAGCAGCACAAGATTTAATTGCAAAAGCAAATATTGATCCTTTAGAGATTGATATGGTTATCATGGCAACGGCAACACCAGATATGATGGTGGCTTCTACAGGAGTATTTGTTGCTACAGAAATTGGCGCTACAAATGCATTTGCCTACGATTTACAAGCAGCTTGTTCAAGTTTCTTATACGGAATGTCAACTGCGGCAGCTTATGTACAATCTGGACGTTACAAAAAAGTGCTGCTAATTGGTGCTGATAAAATGTCGTCAATTGTAGATTATACAGATAGAGCGACTTGTATTATTTTTGGAGATGGAGCAGGTGCTGTTCTTTTTGAACCAAATTATGAAGGCTTAGGCTTACAGGACGAATATTTAAGAAGTGATGGTGTAGGACGCGATTTTCTTAAAATCCCTGCGGGAGGTTCTTTGATTCCGCCTAGCGAAGAAACTGTAAAAAACAGACAGCACAATATTATGCAAGACGGGAAAACTGTTTTCAAATATGCTGTTACTAATATGGCTGATGCAAGCGAATTGATCTTACAAAGAAACAATTTGACTAATCAAGATGTTGACTTCTTGGTGCCGCATCAAGCGAACAAACGTATTATTGATGCTACTGCAGGCAGATTAGAATTGGACGATTCTAAAGTGTTGGTAAACATCGAAAGATATGGTAATACTACTTCTGGAACTCTACCATTAGTATTAGCAGATTTTGAGCATAAGCTTAAAAAAGGAGATAATGTTATTTTTGCCGCTTTTGGTGGTGGATTCACTTGGGGATCTATCTATTTAAAATGGGCTTACGATAAGAATTAA
- the rpmF gene encoding 50S ribosomal protein L32, whose translation MAHPKRKTSKTRRDKRRTHYKATVAQIATCPITGEAHLYHRAYWHEGKMYYRGQVVIDKSEAVA comes from the coding sequence ATGGCACATCCTAAGAGAAAGACCTCGAAAACAAGAAGAGATAAGAGAAGAACACATTATAAAGCTACTGTAGCTCAAATCGCTACATGTCCAATTACTGGAGAAGCACATTTATACCACAGAGCTTACTGGCATGAAGGTAAAATGTACTACAGAGGGCAAGTTGTTATCGATAAATCTGAAGCGGTTGCTTAA
- a CDS encoding YceD family protein, with amino-acid sequence MSKTKEFLIPFVGLKLGKHHFEYQINNDFFKNFDYEEFQSSDIKVKLLFEKKSTMLELEFKHKGTVNVPCDLTGEDFDLPIKGKMKLIVRFGDEFNNDNEELLILPHGEHEIDIAQYIYEMIALSVPQKRIHPGVKDGSLQTEALTKLNELSVKEQKEESNKEEDIDPRWEKLKKLLTDK; translated from the coding sequence ATGAGCAAAACAAAAGAATTTTTAATTCCTTTCGTAGGATTAAAACTAGGAAAACACCATTTTGAGTATCAGATAAATAATGATTTTTTTAAGAATTTTGATTATGAAGAGTTTCAAAGTTCAGATATTAAAGTCAAGTTGCTTTTCGAAAAGAAGAGTACTATGTTAGAGTTAGAATTCAAACATAAAGGAACAGTAAATGTGCCTTGTGATCTAACAGGCGAAGATTTTGATTTACCTATAAAGGGAAAAATGAAGTTAATTGTTCGCTTTGGAGATGAGTTCAATAATGATAATGAAGAATTGTTGATTTTACCACATGGTGAACATGAGATAGATATTGCGCAGTATATTTATGAAATGATCGCGCTTTCTGTACCTCAAAAAAGAATTCATCCAGGAGTTAAAGATGGAAGTCTGCAAACGGAAGCTTTAACTAAATTGAATGAATTGAGTGTAAAAGAACAAAAGGAAGAGAGTAACAAAGAAGAAGATATTGACCCGCGTTGGGAAAAATTAAAGAAACTATTAACGGATAAATAA
- the pdxA gene encoding 4-hydroxythreonine-4-phosphate dehydrogenase PdxA — MNKKAENIIVGISVGDLNGIGSEVILKTFEDSRMLELCTPVIFANAKILSFVRKSFASTVQFHGVDKLEQVIPGKVNVLNLWREGVDINLGTNDPKIGEYAIKSFVAATKALKEGEIDVLVTAPINKYNIQSEDFKFPGHTDYLDQQLEGNALMMMVQDNLRVGLITDHVPLNEVASHLTEELITKKIETIRKSLIQDFSIVKPKIAVLGLNPHAGDGGVIGKEDDLVLKPTLKKIFDSGTMVFGPFPADGFFGSGQYEKYDAIVAMYHDQGLIPFKTLSFGKGVNYTAGLDKVRTSPDHGTAYDIAGKDMADYNSFKEAVYLAIDIFRSRNQYEEISQKPLKIKEKQL, encoded by the coding sequence ATGAATAAAAAAGCAGAAAATATAATTGTTGGAATTTCAGTAGGAGATTTAAACGGTATTGGAAGCGAAGTTATATTGAAAACATTCGAAGATTCTCGTATGTTAGAATTATGCACGCCGGTTATTTTTGCAAATGCTAAAATTCTTTCTTTTGTTAGAAAAAGTTTTGCTTCTACAGTTCAATTTCATGGAGTTGATAAGCTGGAGCAGGTTATTCCTGGAAAAGTAAATGTCTTAAATCTTTGGAGAGAAGGAGTAGATATTAATTTAGGAACCAATGATCCAAAGATTGGAGAATATGCGATCAAATCATTCGTTGCCGCAACGAAAGCATTGAAAGAAGGTGAAATTGATGTGTTGGTCACAGCGCCAATAAATAAATACAATATACAATCGGAAGATTTTAAATTTCCAGGACATACTGATTATCTGGATCAGCAATTAGAAGGAAATGCACTGATGATGATGGTGCAGGATAATTTAAGGGTAGGATTGATAACAGATCATGTGCCTTTAAATGAAGTGGCTTCTCATTTAACAGAAGAATTAATTACTAAAAAAATAGAAACGATCAGAAAATCTTTGATTCAGGATTTTAGTATTGTTAAACCGAAAATAGCAGTTTTAGGATTGAATCCGCATGCTGGAGATGGTGGTGTGATTGGAAAAGAAGATGATTTGGTTTTAAAACCAACATTAAAGAAAATATTCGATTCAGGAACAATGGTTTTTGGGCCATTTCCGGCGGATGGTTTTTTTGGAAGTGGTCAGTACGAGAAATATGATGCTATCGTAGCCATGTATCACGATCAAGGATTAATTCCGTTTAAAACCTTGTCTTTTGGAAAAGGAGTCAATTATACAGCAGGTTTAGATAAAGTAAGAACATCTCCAGATCATGGAACAGCTTACGATATTGCTGGAAAAGATATGGCAGATTACAATTCGTTTAAAGAAGCAGTCTATCTTGCGATCGATATTTTTCGCTCGCGTAATCAGTATGAGGAGATTAGCCAAAAACCTCTTAAAATAAAAGAAAAACAGTTATAA
- a CDS encoding riboflavin synthase has translation MFTGIIETLGRIHEIQKDQNNLHITVDSSITHELKIDQSVSHNGICLTVVAIKDSLYTVTAIDETILKTNIGDWKVDDIVNLERGMKLGDRLDGHIVQGHVDQTGTCIKIEEANGSWNYTFEYNKDLNNITIEKGSITVNGVSLTVVNSKTNEFSVSIIPYTFEHTNFKDFKVGTKINLEFDVVGKYISRLYSINK, from the coding sequence ATGTTCACAGGAATTATAGAAACACTCGGCAGGATCCACGAAATTCAGAAAGATCAAAACAATCTTCATATAACAGTTGACTCTTCGATAACACACGAATTAAAAATAGATCAAAGCGTTTCGCATAACGGAATCTGTCTTACAGTAGTAGCCATTAAAGATTCTCTTTATACTGTAACGGCTATTGACGAAACGATCTTAAAAACTAATATTGGCGATTGGAAGGTTGACGATATCGTTAATTTAGAAAGAGGAATGAAGCTGGGCGATCGTCTGGACGGACATATTGTACAAGGTCACGTAGACCAAACCGGAACCTGCATTAAAATCGAAGAAGCAAACGGAAGCTGGAATTATACTTTTGAATACAACAAAGACCTAAACAACATTACTATCGAAAAAGGTTCAATTACTGTAAACGGAGTAAGTTTAACCGTTGTTAATTCTAAAACAAATGAATTTAGTGTTTCCATTATCCCTTATACTTTTGAACACACTAACTTTAAAGATTTCAAAGTTGGAACAAAAATCAACCTTGAATTTGATGTAGTTGGGAAATACATTTCAAGACTGTATTCAATCAACAAATAA
- a CDS encoding very short patch repair endonuclease codes for MDNLTPPQRSKNMQAIKSTGTKGEVRLAQALWNLGHRYRKNNKKVFGRPDITFAKYKLAIFVDSEFFHGKDWETQQLRIKSNRDYWIPKIERNIKRDQEVNAFLVSEDWTVLRFWSKQIEKELEVCVARIEGAIMLLSI; via the coding sequence ATGGATAATTTAACTCCTCCTCAAAGGAGTAAGAATATGCAGGCCATAAAAAGCACTGGAACAAAGGGCGAGGTACGGCTTGCCCAAGCTTTATGGAATCTCGGGCATCGATATCGGAAGAATAATAAAAAAGTGTTTGGCCGGCCTGATATAACTTTTGCTAAATACAAACTTGCGATTTTTGTCGACAGCGAATTTTTTCATGGAAAAGATTGGGAAACGCAGCAATTGCGAATTAAATCCAATCGTGACTATTGGATTCCTAAAATTGAAAGAAATATAAAAAGAGATCAAGAAGTGAATGCTTTTCTTGTTTCAGAAGATTGGACGGTTTTAAGATTTTGGAGTAAGCAAATTGAGAAGGAATTAGAAGTGTGTGTGGCTAGAATTGAAGGAGCTATTATGCTTTTGAGTATTTGA
- the mce gene encoding methylmalonyl-CoA epimerase — MVNKIEHIGIAVKNIDDANVLFEKMLGVPSYKMEAVESEGVLTSFFQTGNNKIELLVATNPESPIAKFLEKKGEGIHHIAFDVDDIEAEITRLKKEGFVLINEVPKKGADNKLVVFLHPKNTNGVLVELCQEIK, encoded by the coding sequence ATGGTAAATAAGATTGAACATATCGGGATTGCAGTAAAAAACATTGACGACGCCAATGTTTTGTTCGAAAAAATGCTTGGCGTTCCATCTTATAAAATGGAAGCCGTAGAAAGCGAAGGAGTGCTGACTTCTTTTTTTCAGACAGGAAACAATAAGATCGAACTTTTGGTGGCGACCAATCCCGAAAGTCCGATTGCTAAATTTCTAGAAAAAAAAGGAGAAGGAATTCATCATATCGCTTTTGATGTTGATGATATCGAAGCAGAAATCACCCGATTGAAAAAGGAAGGTTTTGTACTGATCAATGAAGTTCCGAAGAAAGGAGCCGATAATAAACTAGTCGTTTTTCTGCATCCAAAGAACACAAATGGTGTTTTAGTGGAGCTTTGCCAAGAAATAAAATAA